A section of the Rhizomicrobium sp. genome encodes:
- a CDS encoding MaoC family dehydratase, with protein sequence MPYYIEDLKPGMSESFAKTVTESDIEKFGEVSGDTNPVHFDEDFAKTTIFKGRIAHGVLSASYISTVLGMKMPGPGTIFMSLTTRFKAPVRIGDTVVATCTVREVVPEKRRVVFDCVAKVGETTVVDGEALVMAPAKPKG encoded by the coding sequence ATGCCCTATTACATCGAAGACCTGAAGCCCGGCATGTCGGAGAGCTTCGCCAAGACCGTCACCGAGTCCGACATCGAGAAGTTCGGCGAGGTGTCCGGCGACACCAATCCCGTACATTTCGACGAGGATTTCGCCAAAACCACGATCTTCAAGGGCCGCATCGCCCATGGGGTGCTGTCGGCGAGCTACATCTCGACCGTGCTCGGCATGAAGATGCCGGGCCCGGGCACGATCTTCATGTCGCTGACCACGCGCTTCAAGGCGCCGGTGCGCATCGGCGACACGGTGGTGGCGACCTGCACGGTGCGCGAGGTCGTGCCGGAGAAGCGCCGCGTGGTGTTCGACTGCGTTGCCAAGGTCGGCGAGACCACCGTGGTCGACGGCGAGGCCCTCGTCATGGCGCCGGCAAAACCCAAGGGGTGA
- a CDS encoding TIGR01459 family HAD-type hydrolase — protein sequence MTALPPVCDRYVMAAAPLLLEHLAAVAPGYDALVCDVWGVLHNGHAAFAPACAALKTFRANHGRVILLSNAPRPPSDLEDQFERLGVPLDCYDAIVTSGGATREELARRRGAAIMHLGPERDLGLFAGLDLQRTDLARADVVVCTGLYEDETEGPADYRELLARMKARSLAMICANPDLVVQRGGRLVHCAGALAKAYESLGGEVVYYGKPHRPIYDHVRAVAGGARRFLAIGDGLATDIKGANAAGIDAVFIADGIHGEDVKAFTAAHMAELFAGAGLHAIAAMRALVW from the coding sequence TTGACCGCACTGCCGCCGGTATGCGACCGCTACGTCATGGCCGCCGCACCGCTCCTTCTCGAACATCTCGCCGCCGTCGCGCCCGGCTACGACGCGCTGGTCTGCGACGTGTGGGGCGTGCTGCACAACGGGCACGCGGCCTTCGCGCCGGCCTGCGCCGCGCTCAAGACCTTCCGCGCGAATCACGGCCGCGTCATCCTGCTCTCCAACGCGCCGCGGCCGCCGTCCGATCTCGAAGACCAGTTCGAACGCCTCGGCGTGCCGCTCGACTGCTACGACGCCATCGTCACCTCCGGCGGCGCGACGCGGGAGGAGCTGGCGCGCCGGCGCGGCGCCGCGATCATGCATCTCGGCCCGGAGCGCGACCTCGGCTTGTTCGCCGGCCTCGATCTCCAACGCACCGACCTCGCCCGCGCCGATGTCGTGGTCTGCACCGGCCTCTACGAGGACGAGACCGAAGGTCCGGCCGACTACCGGGAATTGCTGGCCCGGATGAAGGCGCGGAGCCTTGCGATGATCTGCGCCAATCCCGATCTCGTCGTGCAGCGCGGCGGCAGGCTCGTGCACTGCGCCGGCGCCCTGGCGAAGGCCTATGAGAGCCTTGGCGGCGAGGTCGTCTACTACGGCAAGCCGCACCGTCCGATTTATGACCATGTCCGCGCAGTGGCCGGCGGCGCCCGCCGCTTCCTGGCCATCGGCGACGGCCTCGCCACCGACATCAAGGGCGCCAACGCGGCCGGCATCGACGCGGTGTTCATCGCCGACGGCATCCATGGCGAGGACGTCAAGGCGTTCACCGCGGCCCACATGGCCGAGCTGTTCGCGGGCGCCGGCCTTCATGCGATCGCGGCGATGCGGGCGCTTGTCTGGTAG
- a CDS encoding outer membrane lipoprotein-sorting protein, translating to MYRIAAVLLLACLPATAAQADTAQEIVAGADRVRNPDRPFHLTSTTVEYENGKPTDKTVFSVYSKIDPATRQFRDLVIYVDPPRDAGKMVLFRGNVLWFYDPASKDSIRIPPQQILTGQASAGDLLTENLAVNYAATLLGTETIADADRGKRACWHLDLKPANESATYNRVEYWVEQGSYNPIKAKFYSDSGRLLKILYYRDFRPSLDGVRPAEAVIIDAVNPALVTTLDFSDMQYRDIPDFWFQRDYLPQVKAE from the coding sequence ATGTATAGGATCGCCGCCGTTCTCCTGCTGGCCTGCCTGCCGGCGACGGCGGCGCAGGCCGACACGGCGCAGGAGATCGTCGCCGGCGCCGACCGGGTGCGCAATCCGGACCGGCCGTTCCACCTGACCTCCACGACCGTCGAATACGAAAACGGCAAGCCCACCGACAAGACCGTCTTCAGCGTCTATTCCAAGATCGATCCGGCGACGCGCCAGTTCCGCGACCTGGTGATCTATGTCGATCCGCCGCGCGACGCCGGCAAGATGGTCTTGTTCCGCGGCAATGTGCTGTGGTTCTACGACCCCGCCTCGAAGGACAGCATCCGCATCCCGCCGCAGCAGATCCTCACCGGCCAGGCCTCGGCCGGCGATCTGCTGACGGAGAACCTGGCGGTCAACTACGCCGCGACCCTCCTGGGCACCGAGACGATCGCGGACGCGGATCGCGGCAAGCGCGCCTGCTGGCATCTGGACCTCAAGCCCGCCAATGAGAGCGCGACCTACAACCGCGTCGAATACTGGGTGGAGCAGGGCAGCTACAATCCGATCAAGGCGAAGTTCTATTCCGACAGCGGGCGCCTGCTGAAGATCCTCTACTACCGCGATTTCCGGCCGAGCCTCGATGGCGTGCGCCCCGCGGAGGCCGTCATCATCGACGCCGTCAATCCGGCATTGGTGACCACGCTCGATTTCTCCGACATGCAATACCGCGATATCCCGGATTTCTGGTTCCAGCGCGACTATCTCCCGCAGGTGAAGGCGGAGTGA
- a CDS encoding FtsX-like permease family protein, with protein MMLKIAFRSIFRNARRSIMTVLAIAIGAAAMLIFGAYAQYDLYLLQTGAVQRTGHLQVYRNGFFDFGSGDPAAWGMDDYESVLRLLKRDPVLAPMTAVATPAQFLTGIAENPANGQSKTYFATGFVPSDLARMKRWDEYDTRAGGDTTVLTEADSTVATIGFGFARTLGMCESLHLKSCPKQPKNAVERAADVSGLPGRDFSAMTGEGVSATAPSGPPTLNLLASTAGGAPNIVTVRVPRVEVQGAREMDDGYVQLHLAEAQQLVYGRGPHKVSAIMLQLHRSEDTPRAVARVRELIAAHRLNLETHDFNEISSYVGQSEAFFVAVFSFIAVIIGVVVLFTVSNAMSMSVVERTDEIGTTRALGVRRSRVRRQFLAEGAMLGVIGATLGLAVAFAATGLVNGFGLTWIPPGDAHPIPLKLYLLNATGLLFAVWIVLVAVATLAALLPANRAARLPIVDALRHV; from the coding sequence ATGATGCTCAAGATCGCCTTCCGCAGCATCTTCCGCAACGCGCGCCGCTCGATCATGACGGTGCTGGCGATCGCCATCGGCGCCGCCGCCATGCTGATCTTCGGCGCCTATGCGCAATACGATCTCTACCTGCTTCAGACCGGCGCAGTGCAGCGCACCGGGCACCTGCAGGTCTACCGCAACGGCTTCTTCGATTTCGGCAGCGGCGATCCCGCCGCCTGGGGCATGGACGACTACGAATCCGTGCTGCGCCTGCTGAAGCGCGACCCCGTCCTGGCGCCGATGACCGCCGTGGCGACACCCGCGCAGTTCCTGACCGGCATCGCCGAGAATCCCGCGAACGGCCAATCCAAGACCTATTTCGCGACCGGCTTCGTGCCCTCCGATCTCGCGCGCATGAAGCGCTGGGACGAATACGACACCCGTGCCGGCGGCGACACGACCGTCCTGACCGAAGCCGATTCGACGGTCGCGACTATCGGATTCGGCTTCGCGCGCACGCTCGGCATGTGCGAGAGCCTGCATCTGAAGAGCTGTCCCAAACAGCCCAAGAACGCGGTGGAGCGTGCCGCCGACGTGTCGGGGCTGCCGGGGCGGGATTTCAGCGCGATGACCGGCGAGGGGGTGTCGGCCACGGCGCCCTCCGGTCCGCCGACGCTCAACCTGCTCGCCTCGACGGCCGGCGGCGCGCCCAACATCGTCACCGTGCGGGTTCCGCGAGTCGAGGTCCAGGGCGCGCGCGAGATGGACGACGGCTATGTCCAGCTTCATCTGGCTGAGGCGCAACAGCTCGTCTACGGCCGCGGCCCGCACAAGGTCTCCGCGATCATGCTCCAGCTCCACCGCAGCGAGGACACGCCGCGTGCCGTCGCCCGCGTCCGCGAACTCATCGCCGCCCATCGTCTGAACCTGGAGACCCACGACTTCAACGAGATCAGCTCCTATGTCGGGCAGAGCGAAGCCTTCTTCGTCGCGGTGTTCTCCTTCATCGCGGTCATCATCGGCGTCGTGGTGCTGTTCACCGTCTCCAACGCCATGAGCATGAGCGTGGTCGAACGCACCGACGAGATCGGCACCACGCGGGCGCTCGGCGTGCGCCGCAGCCGCGTGCGCCGCCAGTTCCTGGCCGAGGGCGCGATGCTCGGCGTCATCGGCGCGACGCTGGGCCTCGCCGTCGCCTTCGCGGCTACCGGCCTCGTCAACGGCTTTGGCCTGACCTGGATCCCGCCGGGCGACGCCCATCCGATCCCGCTCAAGCTCTATCTGCTGAACGCGACCGGACTCCTTTTCGCCGTGTGGATCGTATTGGTCGCGGTCGCCACGCTCGCGGCGCTGCTGCCCGCCAATCGTGCCGCGCGTCTTCCCATCGTCGATGCGCTGCGCCATGTATAG
- a CDS encoding ABC transporter ATP-binding protein, which yields MVEQSGDDAPVVRLHNVARSYRVGKTEVRALRGVSLDIPPRRFTTVVGPSGSGKTTLLNLIGCIDAPTSGRVEIAGRDVTGMGDNALSDFRARTIGFIFQGFSLIPVLSAYENVEYPLLLTGAPAARRRRATLAMLEAVGLADQRGQRPNELSGGQKQRVAIARALVKQPALVLADEPTANLDTATGAAIVALMRRMQTEAHTTFVFSTHDPQLIAHADGIFTIRDGLLASP from the coding sequence ATGGTCGAACAATCCGGCGACGATGCGCCCGTCGTGCGCCTCCACAACGTCGCGCGGAGCTACCGGGTCGGCAAGACCGAGGTGCGGGCGCTGCGGGGCGTATCGCTCGACATTCCGCCGCGCCGTTTCACCACCGTCGTCGGCCCCTCCGGCAGCGGCAAGACCACGCTCCTGAATCTGATCGGCTGCATCGACGCGCCGACCTCCGGCCGGGTCGAGATCGCCGGCCGCGACGTCACCGGCATGGGCGACAATGCGCTGTCGGATTTCCGTGCCCGCACCATCGGCTTCATCTTCCAGGGCTTCAGCCTGATCCCGGTGCTGTCGGCCTATGAGAACGTCGAATACCCGCTGCTTCTGACGGGCGCGCCGGCCGCCCGGCGCCGCCGCGCCACGCTCGCCATGCTGGAGGCGGTGGGTCTCGCCGACCAGCGCGGCCAGCGTCCGAACGAGCTCTCCGGCGGCCAGAAGCAGCGGGTCGCCATCGCCCGGGCCCTCGTCAAGCAGCCCGCGCTGGTCCTGGCCGACGAGCCGACCGCCAATCTCGACACCGCCACCGGCGCCGCCATCGTCGCGCTGATGCGCCGGATGCAAACGGAGGCGCACACCACCTTCGTCTTCTCCACCCACGATCCCCAGCTCATCGCCCATGCCGACGGCATCTTCACGATCCGCGACGGCCTTCTGGCGTCGCCATGA
- a CDS encoding EAL domain-containing protein: protein MTRALIVATYLLACATAATAMFMVAGVPIGLLTGVVLALGCTQTHAAIRRRRDKRIADREIAGLKRVSFQFEQALNDTRVKMDDMSKAIEAKTSAQNKKIVAELQVLETLMREFASKVSGRAGLEPAAERAPAPRQGTASAYMGTLGDSAMLETIRASLEQNRVDLYLQPIVSLPQRKLRFYEALSRLRSEDGKVIMPEQYIKVAAPAGLMSVVDNLLLFRCVQIVRRLTQKSRDVGVFCNISGDTLTDTEFFPQFLEYMHHNRDLAGHIVFEFAQDAVAKAGGAGEANLAYLSSLGFALSMDHVGSLALDFAKLKKTGFRHLKVRAHTLAYGMSGSGAAVAAEDLKKLLERNGLNLIAERVEDEKTVVQLLDYGVDYAQGYLFGEPRAVREETLKAVEKDAAVIPLRKAG from the coding sequence ATGACGCGTGCCCTGATCGTCGCGACCTATCTTCTCGCCTGCGCCACCGCCGCGACCGCGATGTTCATGGTCGCCGGCGTCCCGATCGGCCTTCTGACCGGCGTGGTGCTCGCGCTCGGCTGCACCCAGACCCACGCCGCCATCCGCCGCCGCCGCGACAAGCGCATCGCCGACCGCGAGATCGCCGGCCTCAAGCGCGTCAGCTTCCAGTTCGAGCAGGCGCTGAACGACACCCGCGTCAAGATGGACGACATGTCCAAGGCGATCGAGGCCAAGACCAGCGCCCAGAACAAGAAGATCGTCGCCGAGCTCCAGGTCCTCGAAACCCTGATGCGCGAATTCGCGAGCAAGGTTTCGGGGCGTGCCGGGCTTGAACCGGCGGCCGAACGCGCGCCCGCGCCGCGCCAGGGAACCGCCTCGGCCTATATGGGCACGCTCGGCGATTCGGCGATGCTCGAGACCATCCGCGCCTCGCTGGAGCAGAACCGCGTCGACCTCTATCTGCAGCCCATCGTCAGCCTGCCGCAGCGCAAGCTGCGCTTCTACGAGGCGCTGTCGCGGCTGCGCTCGGAAGACGGCAAGGTCATCATGCCGGAGCAGTACATCAAGGTCGCGGCCCCCGCCGGGCTGATGTCGGTGGTCGACAATCTCCTCCTGTTCCGCTGCGTGCAGATCGTGCGCCGCCTGACGCAGAAGAGCCGCGACGTCGGCGTGTTCTGCAACATCTCGGGCGACACGCTGACCGACACGGAATTCTTCCCGCAATTCCTCGAATACATGCATCACAACCGCGACCTCGCGGGCCATATCGTGTTCGAGTTCGCGCAGGACGCGGTCGCCAAGGCCGGCGGCGCGGGCGAGGCGAACCTCGCCTATCTCTCCAGCCTCGGTTTCGCGCTGTCGATGGACCACGTCGGCTCGCTGGCGCTCGATTTCGCCAAGCTCAAGAAGACCGGCTTCCGCCATCTGAAGGTTCGCGCCCACACGCTGGCCTACGGCATGAGCGGCTCCGGCGCCGCCGTCGCGGCGGAGGACCTCAAGAAGCTGCTCGAACGCAACGGCCTCAACCTGATCGCCGAGCGCGTCGAGGACGAGAAGACCGTCGTCCAGCTCCTTGACTACGGCGTCGACTACGCCCAGGGCTATCTCTTCGGCGAGCCGCGCGCGGTGCGCGAGGAGACGCTCAAGGCGGTCGAAAAGGACGCCGCCGTCATCCCGCTCCGCAAGGCGGGGTAG
- a CDS encoding glutathione peroxidase, whose protein sequence is MRLAQLAEEDMTTAYDFSFTSIDGGALPMSNFKGKTVLVVNVASQCGLTPQYAGLEALWTAKKDKGLVVLGVPANNFGSQEPGTEGEIKTFCETKFGVDFPMTAKEDVIGPGAHPLYKWIAGELGEDAAPKWNFHKYLIGKDGSIAGVFGSRTTPDDAEMNAQIDKALAT, encoded by the coding sequence ATGCGTCTTGCACAACTGGCGGAGGAAGACATGACCACGGCCTATGATTTTTCGTTCACGTCGATCGACGGCGGGGCGCTGCCGATGTCGAATTTCAAGGGCAAGACGGTCCTGGTGGTCAATGTCGCGAGCCAGTGCGGGCTGACACCGCAATATGCCGGGCTCGAAGCCTTGTGGACGGCGAAGAAGGACAAGGGGCTCGTCGTGCTCGGCGTGCCGGCGAACAATTTCGGCAGCCAGGAACCCGGCACAGAGGGCGAGATCAAGACGTTCTGCGAGACGAAATTCGGCGTCGACTTCCCGATGACCGCGAAAGAGGACGTGATCGGCCCGGGCGCCCATCCGCTCTACAAATGGATCGCCGGCGAACTCGGCGAGGACGCGGCGCCCAAGTGGAACTTCCACAAATACCTGATCGGCAAGGACGGCAGCATCGCCGGCGTGTTCGGCTCGCGCACGACGCCGGACGATGCGGAAATGAACGCGCAAATCGACAAGGCGCTCGCCACGTAG
- a CDS encoding OmpA family protein: MSRIVLASAASVLLLAGCADNTDYDTYPDNQAPWHMTRNDREIDYELLDRVLFRNDSADLSEHAGRVVEALAAEARHHPGATIVVDGYTDTTGSPEHNLDLSHARAGTVADALMEQGVNGRRIETHGYGETHLAVPTADEVSEPRNRRVVIRLTNT, translated from the coding sequence ATGTCGCGTATCGTGCTGGCTTCGGCCGCTTCCGTTTTGTTGCTCGCGGGCTGTGCGGACAACACCGACTACGACACCTACCCCGATAACCAGGCGCCCTGGCATATGACGCGCAACGACAGGGAGATCGACTACGAACTGCTCGATCGCGTCCTGTTCCGCAACGATTCCGCGGATCTTTCGGAGCATGCCGGCCGGGTGGTCGAGGCGCTGGCCGCGGAAGCCCGCCACCATCCCGGCGCCACCATCGTGGTCGATGGCTACACCGACACGACGGGCTCGCCCGAGCACAATCTCGACCTCAGCCATGCGCGCGCCGGCACCGTCGCGGACGCGCTGATGGAACAGGGCGTCAACGGACGGCGCATCGAGACCCATGGCTATGGCGAGACGCACCTGGCGGTGCCGACCGCCGACGAAGTGTCCGAGCCGCGCAACCGCCGCGTGGTGATCCGCCTGACGAACACGTGA
- a CDS encoding OmpA family protein, producing MSRFKLSVVLLALGLPACGGGPRPIYEPPPPGPDRTARETPHAPIARPPARAAAPGIVPAAPIPPGLAGPLIVARIEPYMDALETALRRHVHARGLVTARRGNDIAIVIENSLLFTEDGGVAGDDVLEPLAAILRGYAHTAIAVNGYTDTAGTPAQNLALSQKRARAVADALAHEGVPAGRISAQGLGETHLAVMTGDGKKEPRNRRTEILIRPLPG from the coding sequence ATGTCCAGGTTCAAGCTCTCGGTCGTCCTTCTGGCGCTCGGCCTTCCGGCCTGCGGCGGCGGTCCGAGGCCGATCTACGAGCCGCCGCCCCCCGGTCCCGATCGCACCGCGCGCGAGACGCCGCATGCGCCCATTGCGAGGCCGCCGGCCCGCGCCGCCGCGCCCGGCATCGTGCCTGCGGCGCCCATCCCGCCGGGTCTTGCCGGTCCGCTCATCGTGGCGCGGATCGAGCCCTATATGGATGCGCTGGAGACGGCTCTGCGCCGCCACGTCCATGCCCGCGGCCTCGTCACGGCGCGGCGGGGCAACGACATCGCCATCGTCATCGAGAACAGCCTGCTGTTCACGGAGGATGGCGGCGTCGCCGGCGACGACGTGCTCGAACCCCTGGCCGCGATCCTGCGCGGCTATGCCCACACCGCCATCGCGGTGAACGGCTATACCGACACCGCCGGTACGCCGGCGCAGAATCTGGCGCTGTCGCAGAAGCGTGCGCGCGCCGTCGCCGACGCGCTGGCGCATGAAGGCGTGCCCGCGGGTCGCATCTCCGCCCAGGGCCTGGGCGAAACCCACCTCGCCGTCATGACCGGCGATGGGAAGAAGGAACCGCGCAATCGCCGCACCGAAATCCTCATCCGGCCCTTACCGGGGTAG
- a CDS encoding SDR family oxidoreductase: MTTLFDLTGKVALITGSTKGIGEAIAHRMAEHGAKVVISSRKADACEKVAADINAARGAKVAVPIPANINYKEQLQMLVDETRRQLGNIDVLVCNAALNPAYGPMSKIDDAAFDKILGANIKSNHWLAQMVLPDMIEKKDGAIIIVSSIGGYRGSPVIGTYCISKAADLQLARNLAVENGPHNIRVNCIAPGLVKTDFARALWDTPEAEKRSSVGTPLRRLGEPDDIAGAAVFLASRAGSWMTGQSIVIDGGTLA, encoded by the coding sequence ATGACGACATTGTTCGATCTGACGGGAAAGGTGGCGCTGATCACCGGCTCGACCAAGGGCATCGGCGAGGCCATCGCGCATCGCATGGCCGAGCACGGCGCGAAGGTCGTGATCTCCAGCCGCAAGGCGGACGCCTGCGAGAAGGTCGCCGCCGACATCAACGCGGCGCGCGGCGCCAAGGTCGCGGTGCCGATCCCGGCGAACATCAACTACAAGGAGCAGCTCCAGATGCTGGTCGACGAGACCCGCAGGCAGCTCGGCAACATCGACGTCCTGGTGTGCAACGCGGCGCTCAACCCGGCCTATGGTCCGATGTCGAAGATCGACGACGCGGCCTTCGACAAGATCCTCGGCGCCAACATCAAGTCGAACCATTGGCTGGCGCAGATGGTGCTGCCCGACATGATCGAGAAGAAGGACGGCGCGATCATCATCGTGTCGTCGATCGGCGGCTATCGCGGCTCGCCGGTGATCGGCACCTATTGCATCTCCAAGGCGGCGGACCTGCAGCTCGCGCGCAATCTCGCGGTGGAGAACGGGCCGCACAATATCCGGGTCAACTGCATCGCGCCGGGCCTGGTGAAGACCGATTTCGCCCGCGCCCTGTGGGACACGCCGGAGGCGGAAAAGCGCTCCAGCGTCGGCACGCCCTTGCGGCGGCTGGGCGAGCCGGACGATATTGCGGGCGCCGCGGTATTCCTCGCCTCCCGGGCGGGATCGTGGATGACGGGACAGTCCATCGTGATCGACGGAGGAACGCTGGCATGA
- a CDS encoding lysozyme inhibitor LprI family protein, whose translation MRTLLIGVAAALLLAASPSRADESDGIDCDNAMTQTDMNICADKDYRAADKLLNAAYAKAMAGLDAHNRDLLRTAQRQWIKFRDAECTYESAPNEGGSMHPLSYSGCMTTLTLERTKLIKAGQL comes from the coding sequence ATGAGAACGCTGCTGATCGGAGTGGCGGCGGCGCTGCTGCTCGCCGCATCGCCGTCCCGCGCCGACGAATCGGACGGCATCGACTGCGACAACGCGATGACGCAGACCGATATGAACATCTGCGCCGACAAGGACTACCGCGCCGCCGACAAGCTGCTGAACGCGGCCTATGCCAAGGCGATGGCGGGGCTCGACGCGCACAACCGCGACCTGCTGCGGACGGCGCAGCGCCAATGGATCAAGTTCCGCGACGCGGAATGCACCTATGAAAGCGCGCCGAACGAGGGCGGCAGCATGCATCCGCTGAGCTATTCGGGATGCATGACGACGCTGACGCTGGAGCGGACCAAATTGATCAAGGCCGGGCAGCTCTAG
- the ald gene encoding alanine dehydrogenase, producing MRIGVPKEIKNHEYRVGMTPPAVRELTSRGHEVFVETEAGGGIGISDEDYTRVGAKILATADEVFAVADMIVKVKEPQPVEIARLKPGQVLFTYLHLAPDPEQTQGLLKSGAICIAYETVTDSRGGLPLLAPMSEVAGRMSIQAGAHCLEIAQGGRGQLLGGVPGVPAAKVVVLGGGVVGTNAARMAMGLEAHVMILDVSLNRLKELDEQFGSRMHTLFSTLDAIEEQVISADLVIGGVLLPGAAAPKLITAKMVSQMKKGSVIVDVAIDQGGCAETSHATTHADPTYVVDGVVHYAVANMPGAVARTSTFALNNATLPFTIALAEQGAEAAMRRNAHLRAGLNVYKGTMTYKAVADAQGLPCRDAEDVIGM from the coding sequence ATGCGCATCGGCGTTCCCAAGGAAATCAAGAACCACGAATACCGCGTCGGCATGACGCCGCCGGCGGTGCGCGAACTCACATCGCGCGGCCATGAGGTGTTCGTCGAGACCGAGGCCGGCGGCGGCATCGGGATCTCCGACGAGGATTACACGCGCGTCGGCGCGAAGATCCTGGCGACCGCCGACGAAGTGTTCGCCGTCGCCGACATGATCGTAAAGGTCAAGGAGCCGCAGCCGGTCGAGATCGCGCGGCTGAAGCCCGGCCAGGTGCTGTTCACCTATCTGCATCTCGCGCCCGATCCGGAGCAGACCCAGGGCCTGCTCAAGAGCGGCGCCATCTGCATCGCCTATGAGACCGTCACCGATTCGCGCGGCGGCCTGCCGCTGCTGGCGCCGATGAGCGAGGTCGCGGGCCGCATGTCGATCCAGGCCGGGGCGCATTGCCTGGAGATCGCGCAGGGCGGGCGCGGCCAGCTGCTCGGCGGCGTGCCGGGCGTGCCGGCGGCCAAGGTCGTGGTGCTCGGCGGCGGCGTGGTCGGCACCAATGCCGCGCGCATGGCGATGGGGCTGGAGGCGCATGTGATGATCCTCGACGTCTCGCTCAACCGCCTCAAGGAGCTCGACGAGCAGTTCGGCTCGCGCATGCACACGCTGTTCTCGACGCTGGACGCGATCGAGGAACAGGTGATCAGCGCCGATCTGGTGATCGGCGGCGTGCTCCTGCCCGGCGCCGCGGCCCCCAAGCTGATCACCGCCAAGATGGTGAGCCAGATGAAGAAGGGCTCGGTGATCGTCGACGTCGCCATCGACCAGGGCGGCTGCGCCGAGACCAGCCACGCCACGACCCATGCCGACCCGACCTATGTCGTGGACGGTGTGGTGCATTACGCGGTGGCGAACATGCCGGGCGCGGTGGCCCGCACCTCGACCTTCGCGCTCAACAACGCGACCTTGCCGTTCACCATCGCGCTGGCCGAGCAGGGCGCCGAAGCCGCGATGCGGCGCAACGCCCATCTGCGCGCAGGCCTCAACGTCTACAAGGGCACGATGACCTACAAGGCCGTTGCCGACGCGCAGGGCCTGCCCTGCAGGGATGCCGAGGACGTCATCGGGATGTGA
- a CDS encoding DSD1 family PLP-dependent enzyme, translating into MKALNEDLVGVAGGAARLQTPALVIDLDVLERNLAHMVAHAKRAGIGLRPHAKTHKSVEIARRQIAAGANGVCCAKLGEAEALADGGIESILITSPVVTEAGIARLTALNARIRDLMAVCDNAKVAARLDAAARSAGKPLKLLVDIDPGMSRTGIRPADAPALVAQVAAASGLIYGGLQCYAGQVQHLESPNERRAASLQAMKELGELRDALAQSGLAPAIVSGGGTGTFDIDPDAHVLTELQVGSYIFMDRQYNDVWEKPGDRVPFETSLFVQTTVISANRPGLATTDAGFKSFATDAGQPLLQSGAPAGAVYFFFGDEQGGISYPKDGPLLQPGDVVRCVVPHCDPTVNLYDRYHGVRGDTLEAIWPVDGRGRSA; encoded by the coding sequence ATGAAAGCTCTGAACGAAGATCTCGTCGGCGTCGCCGGCGGCGCGGCCCGGCTGCAGACGCCGGCCCTCGTCATCGACCTGGACGTCCTCGAACGCAATCTCGCGCACATGGTCGCCCATGCGAAGCGTGCGGGCATCGGCCTTCGTCCTCACGCCAAGACCCACAAATCGGTCGAGATCGCCCGGCGCCAGATCGCGGCCGGCGCGAACGGCGTGTGCTGCGCCAAGCTCGGCGAAGCCGAAGCGCTGGCCGATGGCGGCATCGAATCGATCCTCATCACCTCGCCCGTGGTGACCGAGGCCGGCATCGCGCGGCTGACGGCACTGAACGCCCGCATCCGGGATCTGATGGCGGTCTGCGACAATGCCAAGGTGGCGGCGCGGCTGGACGCGGCGGCGCGGAGCGCCGGCAAGCCGCTCAAGCTTCTCGTCGACATCGATCCGGGCATGAGCCGCACCGGCATCCGGCCGGCCGACGCACCGGCCCTCGTGGCGCAGGTCGCCGCCGCGTCCGGTCTCATCTATGGCGGACTGCAATGCTATGCGGGCCAGGTGCAGCACCTGGAATCGCCGAACGAGCGCCGCGCCGCCTCGCTCCAGGCGATGAAGGAACTCGGCGAGCTGCGCGACGCGCTGGCGCAATCGGGCCTGGCGCCCGCGATCGTCTCCGGCGGCGGCACCGGCACCTTCGACATCGATCCCGATGCGCATGTGCTGACCGAGCTTCAGGTCGGCTCCTACATCTTCATGGACCGGCAGTACAACGACGTGTGGGAGAAGCCCGGCGACCGCGTGCCGTTCGAGACCTCGCTGTTCGTGCAGACCACGGTGATCAGCGCCAACCGCCCGGGACTCGCCACCACCGATGCCGGCTTCAAATCCTTCGCGACCGATGCCGGCCAGCCGCTGCTGCAGTCCGGCGCGCCCGCCGGCGCGGTCTATTTCTTCTTCGGCGACGAGCAGGGCGGCATCTCCTATCCGAAGGACGGTCCGCTGCTCCAGCCCGGCGACGTGGTGCGCTGCGTCGTCCCGCACTGCGATCCGACGGTCAATCTCTACGACCGCTATCACGGCGTGCGCGGCGATACGCTGGAGGCGATCTGGCCGGTCGACGGGCGCGGCCGCTCGGCGTGA